One Ictalurus furcatus strain D&B chromosome 25, Billie_1.0, whole genome shotgun sequence DNA window includes the following coding sequences:
- the ints9 gene encoding integrator complex subunit 9 yields the protein MKLYCLSGHPTLPCNVLKFKCTTIMLDCGLDTTSALYFLPLPLVHSPRLSKLPGWASKDGTVNLEKELKECAGRVFVDSEPEFCLPERELLDLSTIDVILISNYHCMMALPYITEHTSFSGTVYATEPTFQIGRLLMEELVNFMERVPKAQTATCWKNKDIQRMLPGPLKDAVEVWSWKKCYSIQEVNSALSKVQLVGYSQKVELFGAVQVTPLSSGYSLGSSNWIIQSHYEKVSYVSGSSLLTTHPQPMDQSSLKNSDVLILTGLTQIPTANPDGMLGEFCSNLAMTVRAGGNVLVPCYSSGVIYDLLECLYQFMDSANLGNTPFYFISPVANSSLEFSQIFSEWLCQTKQSKAYLPEPPFPHAELIQTNKLKHYPSIHGEFSSDFRQPCVVFTGHPSLRFGDVVHFMELWGKSSLNTIIFTEPDFSYLDALAPYQPLAMKCVYCPIDTRLNFHQVSKLLKEVQPLHVVCPEQYTQPPPSQSHRSDLMLELQPPPLPYSRCFVLNLPFHRTYERVQLLPELAKTLVPSEIKPGISVANVSAVLQSKDNKHVLQLVPKPAPVAPSKKRKRLMEEVPELSSPKPLLSGAVPLEAFLASLHKSGISEVKVEETVDGHILHLQAEDALIQLEEDATHIVCDNNEPLRTALRDLVLRFLQKL from the exons ATGAAATTG TACTGTTTGTCTGGTCACCCGACGTTGCCTTGCAATGTTCTCAAGTTTAAATGTACCACCATCATGTTGGACTGCGGGCTGGACACCACCTCTGCTCTGTATTTCCTCCCTCTGCCTCTGGTGCACAG TCCAAGACTGTCAAAACTCCCAGGATGGGCCTCCAAGGATGGAACAGTGAACCTTGAGAAA GAGCTAAAGGAGTGTGCCGGTCGTGTATTTGTGGACTCGGAGCCAGAGTTTTGTCTTCCTGAG AGAGAGCTGCTCGACCTGTCAACTATCGACGTCATCCTGATTTCTAACTACCACTGCATGATGGCTCTGCCGTACATCACTGAGCACACCAGCTTCTCAGGCACCGTCTACGCCACTGAGCCCACCTTCCAGATCGGCAG ACTGCTGATGGAGGAGCTGGTTAATTTCATGGAAAGAGTTCCAAAGGCTCAGACTGCCACCTGCTGGAAGAACAAGGACATACAAAG gatgtTGCCTGGGCCTTTGAAGGATGCAGTGGAAGTGTGGTCGTGGAAGAAGTGCTACAGCATACAGGAAGTGAACTCCGCGCTAAGTAAAGTGCAGCTGGTGGGCTACTCACAGAAAGTG GAGTTGTTTGGTGCAGTGCAGGTCACCCCTCTGAGCTCCGGCTATTCCCTGGGCAGTTCAAACTGGATCATCCAGTCTCACTATGAGAAAGTGTCTTATGTCTCCGGCTCGTCCTTGCTCACCACACACCCTCAG CCTATGGACCAGAGctctctgaagaacagtgaCGTTTTGATCCTAACTGGCCTGACCCAGATCCCCACAGCCAACCCAGATGGCATGCTAGGAGAATTCTGCAGCAACCTGG ccATGACAGTCCGAGCTGGAGGGAACGTTTTGGTTCCGTGTTACTCCTCTGGTGTGATTTATGACCTGCTGGAGTGCCTCTACCAGTTCATGGACTCTGCTAACCTGGGAAACACACCCTTTTACTTCATCTCACCTGTGGCCAACAGCTCGCTGGAGTTCTCTCAGATTTTTTCAGAGTG GCTGTGTCAGACTAAGCAGTCCAAGGCTTACCTCCCTGAACCTCCTTTCCCACATGCTGAG CTGATCCAGACCAACAAACTGAAGCATTACCCGAGCATCCACGGCGAGTTCAGCAGTGATTTCAGACAGCCGTGCGTGGTGTTTACGGGGCATCCATCACTGCGGTTCGGGGATGTCGTGCACTTCATGGAGCTGTGGGGCAAATCCAGTCTCAACACAATTATCTTCACTG AGCCTGATTTCTCCTACCTGGACGCTTTGGCTCCCTACCAGCCGCTAGCCATGAAGTGTGTGTACTGCCCCATCGACACACGCCTCAACTTCCACCAGGTTTCCAAACTTCTGAAGGAAGTTCAG CCACTTCATGTGGTGTGTCCTGAGCAGTACACTCAGCCTCCTCCCTCTCAGTCACACCGGTCTGATCTGATGTTGGAGCTGCAGCCTCCACCTCTGCCCTACAGCCGATGCTTCGTTCTCAATCTGCCCTTCCACCGCACGTATGAACGTGTCCAGCTTCTGCCcgag CTTGCCAAAACTCTTGTACCTTCTGAGATTAAACCTGGCATCTCCGTGGCAAACGTGTCAGCAGTCCTGCAATCGAAGGACAACAAGCACGTCCTCCAG ctggtgCCCAAGCCTGCTCCTGTGGCTCCCAGTAAAAAGAGGAAGAGGCTGATGGAGGAGGTTCCTGAGCTGTCGAGCCCAAAGCCCCTGCTGAGTGGAGCTGTGCCTCTGGAAGCTTTCCTCGCATCACTGCACAAG AGCGGAATCTCCGAGGTGAAGGTGGAGGAGACTGTAGACGGTCACATCCTGCACCTGCAGGCTGAGGACGCACTCATCCAGCTGGAGGAAGATGCAACGCACATCGTCTGTGACAACAACGAGCCACTGCGCACTGCCCTCAGAGACCTGGTGCTCCGCTTCCTCCAGAAGCTCTGA